A window of the Cannabis sativa cultivar Pink pepper isolate KNU-18-1 chromosome X, ASM2916894v1, whole genome shotgun sequence genome harbors these coding sequences:
- the LOC133032285 gene encoding uncharacterized protein LOC133032285 gives MTPIAAYLNTGELPNARNEAWEMMRKIGRYIIVEGVIYKRGFSMPLLRCVIKEEDAKLLPERFSKIPRAPPNELIQMQSPWPFAIWGIDLIGHLPKMFTDFCVTHGIIKSFFAVAHPQTNGQVKEVNKTLKDTMKKLLKEAKGNWLEELLEVLWSY, from the exons ATGACACCCATAGCAGCTTATCTCAACACTGGAGAACTTCCAAATGCCAGGAACGAAGCTTGGGAAATGATGAGAAAGATTGGACGGTATATCATAGTTGAAGGTGTGATTTATAAAAGAGGTTTTTCCATGCCATTACTTAGATGTGTAATAAAAGAAGAGGATGCAAAACTCCTGCCCGAG agattttcaaagattcCCCGTGCACCGCCCAATGAGCTaatacagatgcaaagtccttGGCCTTTTGCTATATGGGGAATAGACCTGATCGGACATTTGCCCAAG ATGTTTACAGATTTCTGTGTGACACATGGAATCATAAAAAGTTTCTTCGCAGTGGCACACCCTCAAACAAATGGTCAAGTCAAAGAAGTCAATAAGACACTCAAAGACACCATGAAAAAATTGCTCAAAGAAGCCAAAGGGAATTGGCTAGAGGAACTACTTGAAGTATTGTGGTCATACTGA